The following proteins are encoded in a genomic region of Bernardetia sp. MNP-M8:
- a CDS encoding serine hydrolase domain-containing protein, giving the protein MKKIKNMAFIFTAFLVWTAFIGYGFMNGFLLRSISEDNAESFISVTQEKIDNEFVGSFAMVLIENGKISQDFFYSVDKDKPVNENTVFPVASISKWVTSFGVMKLVEDGKLDLDKPIDDYLTRWHLPKSEFDNKKVTVRNLLSHSSGLIDDLGYDGFAPNETIQTIEESLTKAADAGSSDGVAIVGYEPNSKYMYSGAGYTILQLVIEEVSGKSFQEYMTQTVFEPLKMENSTFEYPESSNNQLAQVYKVDGTTRQMNKFTALAAAGLYTTTEDLSKFLIANVSENNILSQETIQSMSKPESFINNTKVYGLGPHLYSQDDIKSNIIGHDGSGNDAINTAARIDLKSKSGIIILETGNWNIASSIADEWIFLKAGIADYVVMQRNKTYILTLLIIGYILIIAVSIFIIRKNK; this is encoded by the coding sequence ATGAAAAAAATCAAAAATATGGCTTTTATATTTACTGCTTTTCTAGTTTGGACAGCTTTTATTGGCTATGGATTTATGAATGGATTTTTATTAAGATCTATTTCTGAAGATAATGCTGAATCTTTTATTAGTGTCACTCAAGAAAAAATAGACAATGAATTTGTAGGAAGTTTTGCCATGGTTTTGATAGAAAATGGAAAAATATCTCAAGATTTTTTTTATTCTGTTGATAAAGATAAGCCTGTAAACGAAAATACAGTTTTTCCTGTGGCATCTATTAGTAAATGGGTTACTTCCTTCGGAGTTATGAAATTGGTAGAAGATGGAAAGTTAGATTTAGACAAACCAATAGACGATTATCTCACAAGGTGGCATCTTCCTAAAAGTGAATTTGATAATAAAAAAGTAACCGTTAGAAATCTACTTTCGCACTCCTCAGGATTGATAGATGATTTGGGTTATGATGGTTTTGCTCCTAATGAAACTATTCAGACAATCGAAGAATCATTGACAAAAGCTGCTGATGCAGGCAGTTCTGACGGAGTTGCAATAGTAGGATATGAACCGAATAGTAAGTATATGTATTCGGGAGCAGGTTATACGATATTGCAATTAGTTATTGAAGAAGTTAGTGGAAAATCTTTTCAAGAATATATGACACAAACAGTTTTTGAGCCTTTGAAAATGGAAAATTCTACTTTTGAGTATCCTGAAAGCTCAAACAATCAACTTGCTCAAGTTTATAAAGTGGATGGAACAACAAGACAAATGAATAAATTTACTGCTCTTGCAGCAGCAGGATTGTACACAACTACAGAAGATTTATCAAAATTTTTGATAGCCAATGTGTCAGAAAATAATATTCTTTCCCAAGAAACTATTCAATCGATGAGCAAACCTGAATCATTTATTAATAATACAAAAGTGTATGGATTAGGTCCTCATTTGTATAGTCAAGATGATATAAAATCAAATATTATTGGACACGATGGTAGTGGAAATGATGCTATCAATACTGCTGCAAGAATAGATCTTAAATCTAAATCTGGAATAATAATATTAGAAACTGGAAACTGGAATATAGCTTCGTCCATAGCAGACGAATGGATTTTTTTGAAAGCAGGAATAGCTGATTATGTAGTTATGCAGCGTAACAAAACCTACATATTAACTTTACTCATAATTGGATATATACTAATTATTGCTGTTTCTATTTTCATTATTAGAAAGAATAAATAA
- a CDS encoding DUF6304 family protein, producing the protein MDLLSYPIIYKDKFGEEKAKITTFGTTLHIKLRDTRFEGQCFETLEISEFDNQENDKFEWEKCQDSSKILTNFEIKVKFQIQLAIEHNQQMEEMIAQISTGNEKGTNVFLELKTDFGDFKNTKNYDSFEDALLEMQSVLPKNIKIKTCVSCKFSNYHPIGNGMFGGLYCFKKLAHQVDKIVDKRSLLHCFDKEFAKDEEKQKIFNVQETFDCLDHRFPKKSNWTYKNWIE; encoded by the coding sequence ATGGACTTACTAAGTTATCCAATTATCTACAAAGACAAATTCGGAGAAGAGAAAGCTAAAATAACCACTTTTGGAACTACATTACATATAAAATTGCGAGATACTCGTTTTGAAGGACAATGCTTCGAAACACTTGAAATATCTGAATTTGATAATCAAGAAAATGATAAATTTGAATGGGAAAAATGTCAAGACAGCTCAAAAATCCTTACTAATTTTGAAATAAAAGTAAAATTTCAAATTCAGCTTGCCATCGAACATAATCAACAAATGGAGGAAATGATTGCACAAATTAGTACAGGAAATGAAAAAGGCACAAATGTTTTCTTAGAACTCAAAACTGATTTTGGAGATTTCAAAAACACAAAAAATTATGATTCTTTTGAAGATGCACTGCTAGAAATGCAGAGTGTATTACCAAAAAATATCAAAATCAAAACTTGTGTAAGTTGTAAGTTTTCAAATTATCATCCAATAGGAAATGGAATGTTTGGTGGATTGTATTGTTTCAAAAAATTAGCTCATCAAGTAGATAAAATAGTTGATAAACGTAGTTTACTGCATTGCTTTGATAAAGAATTTGCCAAAGATGAAGAAAAACAAAAAATATTCAATGTACAAGAAACATTTGATTGTCTAGACCATCGTTTTCCAAAAAAGTCTAATTGGACATATAAAAATTGGATAGAATAA